The following are from one region of the Hippocampus zosterae strain Florida chromosome 9, ASM2543408v3, whole genome shotgun sequence genome:
- the rspo4 gene encoding R-spondin-4 has protein sequence MRLPLVAIAMSFLCDALRSASRSDAQRDWSGSCVNCKECSRDNGCVRCAQRLFLLLLRHGMSHHGSCLTTCPKGYFGQRGPRLNRCLKCRPANCEHCFGRDFCTQCKSGFRLYMGHCINDCPAGTVMNNNECLDDCIPVPLTEWSAWSACLRNGSPCGVRLGQQTRTRDIAASDFTPSPDWTTCPSRSQTRSCRMNTVCPTDSRRLMARGRGRKRKSKPLWMLANSNARNIF, from the exons ATGCGTTTGCCACTTGTCGCCATTGCGATGTCTTTCCTTTGCGACGCCTTGAGGAGCGCGAGTCGGTCGGACG CTCAGCGAGATTGGTCGGGGAGTTGCGTGAACTGCAAAGAGTGTTCCCGCGACAACGGCTGCGTCCGCTGCGCCCAGCGCctcttcctgctgctgctgcggcacGGCATGTCCCACCACGGCAGTTGCCTGACCACCTGCCCCAAAGGATATTTTGGACAGAGGGGACCCCGCCTCAACCGCTGCCTGA AGTGTCGCCCAGCGAACTGTGAGCACTGCTTCGGTCGGGATTTTTGCACCCAGTGCAAATCCGGTTTCCGGCTCTACATGGGCCACTGCATAAACGACTGTCCCGCGGGAACTGTCATGAACAACAACGAATGTCTTG atgactgcatcccAGTTCCGCTGACCGAATGGAGCGCGTGGAGCGCCTGCCTCCGAAACGGCAGCCCCTGCGGCGTCAGGTTGGGACAACAGACCCGCACGCGGGACATCGCCGCTTCTGACTTTACGCCAAGCCCCGACTGGACCACCTGCCCGTCTCGCAGCCAGACCAGGAGTTGCAGGATGAACACCGTGTGCCCAACAG aCAGCAGAAGGCTGATGGCGCGAGGGAGAGGCCGCAAGCGTAAGTCCAAACCGCTTTGGATGCTGGCCAACAGCAACGCTCGCAACATCTTCTGA